In one Rugosibacter aromaticivorans genomic region, the following are encoded:
- a CDS encoding SDR family oxidoreductase: MDLGLKDRVAIVCGASQGMGQAIAFGLAKEGACVLLVARNAERLAMAEAAILAQCPEAKLASLAMDLTQPDSAAVAVKVAHTRWGRLDVLITNTGGPPPGQPLDLADEQYLLAYQQNFMNVVRLCRHAVPVMRVNGYGRIINMLALSARQIEDNLVLSSTSRLGVVAYARYLAEQVAAEGITVNNVLPGSIHTERLAQVAQMQARHFGRDPAAELDVRAERVPMKRLGHPQEMADLVTFLASERAGFLTGLSIPVEGGQLRSVL; encoded by the coding sequence ATGGATCTAGGGCTTAAAGATCGAGTAGCGATCGTATGCGGTGCAAGCCAGGGTATGGGGCAAGCGATTGCCTTCGGGTTAGCCAAGGAGGGCGCGTGCGTTCTGTTGGTAGCCCGTAACGCAGAGCGTCTGGCAATGGCAGAAGCGGCCATTTTGGCCCAATGCCCTGAGGCAAAGCTTGCCAGCTTGGCGATGGATCTGACACAACCGGATAGCGCTGCGGTGGCGGTTAAAGTAGCGCATACGCGCTGGGGTCGACTGGATGTGCTCATTACCAACACCGGTGGGCCACCGCCGGGGCAGCCGCTTGATCTCGCGGATGAGCAGTATCTGCTCGCTTACCAACAAAATTTCATGAATGTGGTGCGCCTGTGTCGCCATGCTGTGCCCGTGATGCGGGTGAATGGCTATGGACGCATTATCAATATGCTGGCGTTGTCGGCACGGCAAATCGAAGACAACCTGGTGCTCTCCTCCACATCGAGGCTGGGGGTGGTGGCTTACGCACGGTATCTGGCCGAACAAGTCGCAGCAGAAGGCATCACGGTGAATAACGTTTTGCCTGGCTCGATCCACACCGAGCGCCTGGCACAAGTGGCGCAAATGCAGGCGCGGCATTTCGGGCGGGATCCAGCGGCAGAGTTAGATGTACGTGCCGAGCGGGTGCCGATGAAGCGGCTCGGCCATCCGCAAGAAATGGCCGATCTGGTGACATTCCTTGCGTCCGAGCGGGCGGGCTTTCTCACCGGGTTGAGTATTCCCGTGGAGGGCGGCCAATTGCGTTCTGTTTTGTGA
- a CDS encoding 2-keto-4-pentenoate hydratase → MHEPVFGYLLESGRLESGAEINLADWQGAGFENELCLRLGKPLRGPGVEAAAAQAAVDSCHPAMELVENRGDFTAQLAVAVADNVQQRAFVVGPQVPLAATADLAAIECTVRHNGVEVAQAKGDAVMGNPYASLAWLANKLAEFGRGLEAGQYVMSGSFTRQFPLAPGDVAETRFSSIGEVALHIAAR, encoded by the coding sequence GTGCATGAGCCAGTGTTTGGCTACTTGCTGGAAAGCGGCCGGCTGGAAAGCGGTGCTGAAATCAATTTAGCCGATTGGCAAGGCGCGGGGTTTGAGAATGAACTCTGCCTGCGTTTGGGCAAACCTTTGCGCGGCCCGGGGGTGGAGGCGGCTGCAGCACAAGCGGCGGTGGACTCCTGCCACCCGGCAATGGAGCTGGTGGAAAACCGGGGTGACTTCACGGCGCAGCTTGCTGTAGCCGTGGCTGATAACGTTCAGCAGCGTGCTTTTGTGGTCGGCCCCCAGGTTCCGCTAGCGGCGACTGCTGATCTCGCTGCGATTGAATGCACAGTTCGCCACAATGGTGTAGAAGTCGCACAAGCGAAGGGAGACGCCGTCATGGGCAATCCCTACGCTTCGCTGGCTTGGCTAGCCAACAAGCTTGCCGAGTTTGGGCGTGGCTTGGAGGCTGGGCAATATGTCATGAGTGGCTCGTTTACCCGCCAGTTTCCACTCGCCCCGGGCGATGTGGCAGAAACTCGTTTCAGCAGTATTGGCGAGGTGGCTTTGCACATCGCAGCGCGCTGA
- a CDS encoding co-chaperone GroES, producing the protein MKIRPLHDRVIVKRLEEERKTASGIVIPDAAAEKPDRGEVLAVGNGKIQEDGKVRPMSLKVGERVLFGKYSGQAVKVDGEELLVMREEDIMGVIEA; encoded by the coding sequence ATGAAAATCCGTCCCTTGCATGATCGCGTGATCGTCAAGCGTCTCGAAGAAGAACGTAAAACAGCCTCCGGCATCGTTATTCCCGATGCTGCTGCCGAAAAACCTGATCGAGGTGAAGTGCTGGCCGTAGGTAATGGCAAAATCCAGGAAGATGGCAAAGTTCGCCCCATGTCGCTGAAGGTCGGTGAGCGTGTACTGTTTGGCAAATACTCAGGCCAGGCCGTTAAGGTGGATGGCGAGGAATTGCTGGTCATGCGTGAAGAAGACATCATGGGCGTAATTGAAGCCTGA